One Keratinibaculum paraultunense genomic window carries:
- a CDS encoding S41 family peptidase gives MIKLKAIILVNQRLHGVDWLGNKGKYKRIIRNTKNDAEFLVAMERILGDLNDGYTNILEGEDFRKFFKSYYLSFAESENFKDFFWFDTFSSPYVMYRYQFDGNIENIQLYKEPVLETDILIEDKIAYMKIKKMAGFDVAEEDYGKIKEFLKEVEDYEKLIIDIRGNDEGFDVYWENIVKLLIDKPLNAKYYAFFKDGHRYKYDPFRVQNLTTIQQLDEKVLCKFPEEVKTDFDFYKTYSIDINSLDAYHNLEENFEENIDFKGKIYLLVDRNVFSAAEKFASFAKDTGFATLVGEVTGGGRVFEEIPITFLPKSKFAVRYSRELGINQDGTINMETKTIPHIQVDATYYEDFNKDKCIQTVIKDGKNK, from the coding sequence GTGATAAAGCTCAAGGCTATTATTTTAGTAAACCAAAGGCTACATGGTGTAGATTGGTTAGGAAATAAAGGAAAATACAAAAGGATAATTAGAAATACAAAAAACGATGCAGAATTTTTAGTGGCTATGGAAAGGATACTGGGGGACTTAAATGACGGCTACACGAATATTTTAGAAGGGGAAGATTTTAGAAAGTTTTTTAAGTCCTATTATTTATCCTTTGCTGAAAGTGAAAACTTCAAGGACTTCTTTTGGTTTGATACTTTTTCTAGTCCTTATGTTATGTATAGATATCAATTTGATGGAAATATAGAAAACATTCAATTATATAAAGAACCTGTTTTAGAAACTGATATATTAATAGAGGATAAAATAGCGTATATGAAAATTAAAAAAATGGCTGGTTTTGATGTTGCTGAGGAGGATTATGGTAAAATAAAGGAATTTTTAAAAGAAGTAGAGGATTACGAAAAACTAATTATCGATATAAGGGGTAATGATGAAGGATTTGATGTCTATTGGGAAAACATTGTAAAATTACTGATTGATAAACCTTTAAATGCTAAATATTATGCATTTTTTAAAGATGGGCATAGATATAAATATGATCCATTTAGAGTTCAAAATTTAACTACTATTCAACAATTAGATGAAAAAGTACTATGTAAATTCCCAGAAGAAGTAAAAACAGATTTTGATTTTTACAAGACCTATTCTATTGATATAAATTCACTGGATGCTTACCATAATCTTGAAGAAAACTTTGAAGAGAATATAGACTTTAAGGGGAAGATATATTTGTTAGTAGATAGGAATGTTTTTTCAGCTGCTGAAAAATTTGCTTCTTTTGCTAAAGATACAGGCTTTGCAACATTAGTTGGAGAAGTTACTGGTGGAGGCAGAGTTTTCGAAGAAATTCCCATTACTTTTCTACCAAAAAGCAAATTTGCAGTTAGATATAGTAGAGAATTAGGGATAAATCAAGATGGTACAATAAATATGGAAACAAAAACGATTCCCCATATCCAAGTAGATGCTACTTATTATGAAGATTTTAATAAAGATAAATGTATTCAAACTGTTATTAAAGATGGGAAAAATAAGTAA
- a CDS encoding M23 family metallopeptidase — translation MKNKDNSKICIMIIPHTEKVKRITIPKWVPKVIITAIAIVVTVTLVFFNNMSSSEIELKEEYNNKITELSNLEKEYENKQKELEKLKSQNLELYEITNEVKNKLVEIDKLQRQLEKMAGIKSSSRGNIIRKINPEKLDPEKEMEVSKELLEDKEKELEIFIQDLEERFEYLESIPDLWPAEGELTSTFGNRKNPFGKGTQFHQGIDINNSSGTDVKAAAKGIVVFSGDKAGYGKVIIIDHGNDYSTLYGHNKKLLVNVGDKVEKGQVIAKMGNTGRSTGPHLHFEIHKSGNPINPLEVLK, via the coding sequence ATGAAAAATAAAGATAATTCAAAGATATGTATCATGATAATTCCTCATACAGAAAAAGTAAAAAGAATTACTATACCCAAATGGGTTCCCAAAGTTATTATTACAGCCATTGCAATAGTTGTAACAGTAACTCTTGTATTCTTTAATAATATGTCTTCTTCGGAAATAGAATTAAAGGAAGAATATAATAATAAAATTACAGAACTTTCAAATTTGGAAAAAGAATACGAAAATAAACAAAAAGAATTAGAAAAACTAAAATCACAAAATTTAGAACTATATGAAATAACTAATGAAGTAAAAAATAAATTAGTTGAAATAGATAAATTGCAACGACAATTGGAAAAAATGGCTGGAATAAAAAGCTCTTCTAGAGGAAATATAATAAGAAAAATAAATCCAGAAAAATTAGACCCTGAAAAAGAGATGGAAGTATCAAAAGAACTATTAGAGGATAAAGAAAAGGAACTTGAAATATTTATTCAAGATTTAGAAGAAAGATTTGAATATTTGGAAAGTATTCCTGATCTATGGCCAGCAGAAGGAGAACTTACTTCTACCTTTGGAAACAGAAAAAACCCCTTTGGAAAAGGAACACAATTTCATCAAGGAATAGATATAAATAATTCTTCAGGAACAGATGTAAAAGCTGCAGCTAAAGGAATAGTTGTATTTTCAGGAGATAAAGCTGGATATGGGAAGGTAATTATCATTGATCACGGCAATGATTATAGCACCTTATATGGTCATAATAAAAAACTACTAGTGAATGTAGGAGATAAGGTAGAGAAGGGACAAGTTATTGCAAAAATGGGAAATACCGGGCGAAGCACAGGTCCACATCTTCACTTTGAAATACATAAGAGTGGGAATCCAATAAATCCTTTAGAAGTTTTAAAATAA
- a CDS encoding EAL domain-containing protein: protein MHRKQKILSIILIVVCILLFYNYKNSEAYEFIKDENKFKIKVAGDNNFPPYEFVDDKGNYKGFNVDIMKAISETMNVEIQLIPMKWSEAVSALENHYVDAIQGMSRTPEREGKYLFTQSTIINSSAIFVRKDTEHIKDIEDLKGVRVAYQIGDINEDRIKDISGAIMVPRYNQLEGIKALLDGEVDAFIGNKIAAIYQLNKMKETNKVKIVGMPIGETAYGPVTYKGNEEVYELLNAGIDKIKEDGTYDKIYKKWFGDELSFGRFMLLGYIKEIFIILLIITIIILGLYYWNKKLKIEVSKRTNELEIANKNLMMQQQEIYRLAYFDPKTSLPNRLYFIEELNKNIDKNIKLAVLYLNLDKFKHINNTLGHDIGDEILRLIGLRLEKLIGEGNLIARGEGDGFFILIKDLMDEGEAVDVAKRIIEDFKQPLIVEGYKLYLTTSIGIAVYPEAGITSSSLIKNAEAALYRAKDVGGNSYFIYDETIGIKEYENLTMLNELRQAVNNEEFVLYYQPKIDIKREKIIGMEALIRWNNPKRGLVFPDKFIPLAEDTGLIVPIGEWVLREACRQNKEWIQKGYKPRRISVNISARQFQYYNFLDTVSNILEETGLEPEYLGLEITETTAISDIEYTIDVLNRLKQLGVSVIMDDFGTGYSSLKYLREMSINEIKIDRAFIWDIETNEKNRAISRTITVLAKQFDILVTAEGVETKEQLDILKKIGCDKAQGYYFSKPKATWCRLVRK, encoded by the coding sequence ATGCATAGAAAGCAAAAAATACTTAGCATTATACTTATTGTTGTTTGTATTTTGCTATTTTATAATTATAAAAACTCTGAAGCATATGAGTTTATTAAAGATGAAAATAAATTTAAAATAAAAGTTGCTGGGGATAATAATTTTCCTCCTTATGAATTTGTGGATGATAAAGGTAATTATAAAGGATTTAATGTAGATATAATGAAAGCCATAAGTGAAACTATGAACGTAGAAATCCAATTGATTCCTATGAAATGGTCAGAGGCAGTTTCTGCTCTTGAAAATCATTATGTAGATGCTATTCAAGGTATGTCTAGAACTCCTGAGAGAGAGGGAAAATATCTTTTTACTCAATCTACTATTATTAATTCCAGTGCTATATTTGTAAGAAAAGATACAGAACATATAAAAGATATAGAAGATTTAAAAGGAGTAAGAGTAGCTTATCAGATAGGAGATATAAATGAAGATAGAATCAAGGATATATCTGGTGCAATTATGGTACCAAGATATAATCAATTGGAAGGGATTAAGGCTTTGTTAGATGGAGAAGTTGATGCTTTTATAGGTAACAAGATAGCTGCTATATATCAGTTAAATAAGATGAAAGAAACTAATAAAGTGAAAATAGTTGGTATGCCTATAGGGGAAACAGCTTATGGTCCTGTAACATATAAAGGAAATGAAGAGGTATATGAGTTATTGAATGCTGGTATAGATAAAATAAAAGAAGATGGTACTTATGATAAGATATATAAAAAATGGTTTGGAGATGAATTGTCCTTTGGAAGATTTATGTTATTAGGTTATATCAAAGAGATATTTATAATACTATTGATAATTACCATTATTATATTAGGATTATACTATTGGAATAAAAAACTTAAAATTGAAGTATCTAAAAGAACCAATGAATTGGAAATTGCAAATAAAAACTTGATGATGCAACAACAGGAGATATATAGACTTGCCTATTTTGATCCAAAAACATCTCTTCCTAATAGATTGTATTTTATCGAAGAATTAAATAAGAATATAGATAAAAATATAAAATTAGCAGTGTTGTACTTAAATTTAGATAAATTTAAACATATAAATAATACATTGGGTCATGATATAGGAGATGAAATTTTAAGATTAATTGGATTAAGATTAGAGAAATTAATTGGTGAAGGAAATTTAATAGCAAGAGGTGAAGGGGATGGATTTTTTATACTTATAAAGGATTTAATGGATGAAGGCGAAGCTGTTGATGTAGCTAAAAGAATAATTGAAGATTTTAAGCAGCCTTTAATAGTTGAAGGATATAAATTATATTTAACTACAAGTATAGGTATAGCAGTATATCCAGAGGCAGGGATTACTAGTTCATCTTTAATAAAAAATGCAGAAGCTGCTTTATATAGAGCTAAGGATGTAGGGGGAAATAGCTATTTTATATATGATGAAACAATTGGTATAAAGGAATATGAAAATTTAACTATGTTAAATGAATTGAGACAAGCAGTAAATAATGAAGAATTTGTATTATATTATCAACCTAAAATAGATATTAAAAGGGAAAAGATAATTGGCATGGAAGCATTAATTCGCTGGAACAATCCTAAAAGGGGATTGGTATTTCCAGATAAGTTTATTCCATTAGCGGAAGATACAGGATTAATAGTGCCTATTGGAGAATGGGTACTAAGGGAGGCTTGTAGGCAAAACAAAGAATGGATTCAAAAGGGTTATAAACCTAGAAGGATATCAGTTAATATATCAGCTAGACAATTTCAATATTATAATTTTTTAGATACAGTATCTAACATACTAGAAGAAACAGGATTAGAACCTGAATATCTAGGGCTAGAGATAACAGAAACTACTGCCATATCAGATATTGAATATACTATAGATGTATTAAATAGACTAAAACAATTAGGGGTATCTGTAATTATGGATGATTTTGGCACAGGCTATTCTAGTTTAAAATATTTAAGAGAAATGAGTATTAATGAAATTAAGATAGATAGAGCTTTTATATGGGATATAGAAACTAATGAAAAAAATAGAGCTATTTCAAGAACCATAACAGTATTAGCTAAGCAATTTGATATATTGGTAACAGCTGAAGGCGTAGAAACTAAGGAACAACTTGATATACTAAAGAAAATTGGATGTGATAAAGCTCAAGGCTATTATTTTAGTAAACCAAAGGCTACATGGTGTAGATTGGTTAGGAAATAA
- a CDS encoding bactofilin family protein produces MFGKKEEFTSKIDSLIGENTKIIGKIEGSGSLRIDGFIEGDIDYNGDIIIGETGKVEGNISCNNLSLSGKVKGNINSKSNLTILPKGNLVGDTEVASLIIHENASFNGNCKMKNENNHSKITNLEEKVKDKSK; encoded by the coding sequence ATGTTTGGCAAAAAGGAAGAATTTACTTCAAAAATTGATTCCTTAATAGGAGAAAACACAAAGATAATAGGGAAAATAGAAGGTAGTGGTAGCCTTAGAATTGATGGGTTCATAGAAGGAGATATTGACTATAATGGTGATATAATTATAGGAGAAACTGGTAAAGTTGAAGGAAATATATCCTGCAATAATTTATCTTTATCTGGAAAAGTAAAAGGTAATATTAATTCTAAATCCAATTTAACTATCCTTCCAAAAGGAAACTTAGTTGGAGATACAGAAGTTGCTAGTTTAATTATTCATGAAAACGCTTCCTTTAATGGTAATTGTAAAATGAAAAATGAAAATAATCATTCAAAAATTACAAATTTAGAAGAAAAAGTAAAAGATAAATCAAAATAA
- a CDS encoding DUF3899 domain-containing protein encodes MKILGFITTVFLLIYLFVNRNIPIVLNLANGTFIIGLIYFLIALIFYVRNVGFFKLISYHKYKKNQLKTVTNHEDILKFHEFCKKHYKEKWSNKEFFVFGISLLILSYILAYFA; translated from the coding sequence ATGAAAATACTAGGATTCATAACAACTGTTTTCCTATTGATTTACCTATTTGTTAATAGAAACATACCAATTGTTTTAAATTTAGCCAATGGAACTTTTATTATAGGTCTAATATATTTTCTTATAGCTCTTATATTTTACGTCCGAAATGTTGGCTTTTTTAAACTTATTAGCTACCATAAATATAAAAAAAACCAATTAAAAACTGTTACCAATCATGAAGATATATTGAAATTTCATGAATTTTGTAAAAAACATTATAAAGAAAAATGGTCTAATAAAGAGTTTTTTGTATTTGGCATTTCACTCTTGATTCTATCCTATATATTAGCATATTTTGCTTAA
- a CDS encoding DEAD/DEAH box helicase translates to MTRKIKFEELNLSEEIQRAISDMGFEEMSPIQSEAIPYLLNGRDIIGQAQTGTGKTAAFGIPIVESCKSDDRKLQAIVLCPTRELSIQVAEEIKRLSKYKKDIFVLPIYGGQPINRQIKALKKGIQVVVGTPGRIMDHIRRKTLKLDNIRIVVLDEADEMFDMGFRDDIEWIMSYMPAERQTVFFSATMPDEIVKFAKKYQTNPKIIKVVPKELTVPKVEQYYFELKEHMKTEILCRLMDVYNPKLCIVFCNTKKKVDELTIELQGRGYFADGLHGDLNQFQRDKVMNKFRNGTIDILVATDVAARGIDVDDVDAVFNYDIPHDDEYYVHRIGRTARAGREGMAFSFVVGREKYRIKDIEKYTKTKITKSALPTLKDIEERQIDILSDKIKEEIDSNNIDKYKDMINILLRDDYDSLDIAAALLKFYLTNNKLDGNRKLEVVDYGNASFKSIKRIYINIGKRKGVSPRHILGAILNETNLPRKVVGEIDMYDKFTFVEIPEEYLEQVVKNLNNKRIKGFKIKVEPANPKNDK, encoded by the coding sequence ATGACAAGAAAAATAAAATTTGAAGAACTTAATTTATCTGAGGAAATTCAAAGAGCAATTTCTGATATGGGTTTTGAGGAGATGTCACCTATTCAATCTGAAGCAATACCCTATTTACTCAATGGAAGGGATATAATAGGTCAGGCTCAGACAGGAACAGGAAAAACAGCTGCTTTTGGGATACCAATTGTTGAAAGCTGTAAATCTGATGATAGAAAATTACAAGCTATAGTTTTGTGCCCAACTAGGGAACTTTCTATTCAAGTTGCAGAGGAAATAAAGAGATTATCCAAGTATAAAAAAGATATATTTGTGCTTCCAATATATGGAGGGCAGCCTATTAATAGGCAGATAAAAGCTTTAAAGAAAGGTATTCAAGTTGTGGTTGGTACCCCAGGTAGAATAATGGATCATATTAGAAGAAAAACTTTAAAGCTTGATAATATAAGAATTGTAGTATTGGATGAAGCTGACGAAATGTTTGATATGGGATTTAGAGATGATATAGAATGGATAATGAGTTACATGCCAGCAGAAAGGCAAACAGTATTTTTTTCAGCTACTATGCCTGATGAAATAGTGAAGTTTGCAAAGAAATATCAGACAAATCCTAAAATTATTAAAGTAGTTCCTAAAGAATTAACTGTACCAAAAGTTGAACAATATTATTTTGAATTAAAAGAGCATATGAAAACAGAAATACTATGTAGACTTATGGATGTATATAATCCTAAGTTATGTATAGTTTTTTGCAATACTAAGAAAAAGGTGGATGAGTTAACTATTGAATTACAGGGGAGAGGCTATTTTGCTGATGGGCTTCATGGTGATTTAAATCAATTCCAAAGAGACAAGGTTATGAATAAGTTTAGAAATGGGACTATAGATATACTTGTAGCCACTGATGTGGCAGCAAGAGGAATTGATGTAGATGATGTAGATGCAGTTTTTAATTATGATATTCCTCATGACGATGAATACTATGTTCATAGAATAGGCAGAACTGCTAGAGCAGGGCGGGAGGGTATGGCTTTTAGTTTTGTAGTAGGTAGAGAGAAGTATAGAATAAAAGATATTGAAAAATATACAAAGACCAAAATAACAAAAAGTGCTTTACCCACATTAAAGGATATAGAAGAAAGGCAAATAGATATATTATCAGATAAAATAAAGGAAGAAATAGATAGTAATAATATTGATAAGTATAAGGATATGATTAATATTTTATTGAGAGATGATTATGATTCACTTGATATAGCAGCAGCTCTTTTGAAATTTTATCTTACGAATAATAAATTAGATGGTAATAGAAAATTAGAAGTAGTAGATTATGGAAATGCTAGTTTTAAATCTATCAAAAGAATATATATTAATATAGGTAAAAGAAAGGGCGTAAGTCCAAGACATATATTAGGTGCCATATTAAATGAAACTAATTTACCAAGGAAGGTAGTAGGGGAAATTGATATGTATGATAAATTTACATTTGTGGAAATTCCAGAAGAGTATTTGGAACAAGTGGTTAAAAATTTAAATAATAAAAGAATTAAGGGTTTTAAAATAAAAGTGGAACCAGCTAATCCAAAAAACGATAAATAA